The Setaria italica strain Yugu1 chromosome IX, Setaria_italica_v2.0, whole genome shotgun sequence genome has a window encoding:
- the LOC101784162 gene encoding probable phosphoribosylformylglycinamidine synthase, chloroplastic/mitochondrial: MASPGQMMASNLLRTEGFPGNMGKKSGLIAARSLGSRRLRMTRHCFHQQHLCWPRALRVAVHNIRLSSCPGAVVSKGFDSPLVDNSDTALDVGIIHLYRIPFLQESETMELLRKVKAKVSANIVDIMTEQCFNVQLDNPLTSEKLSTLHWLLAETYEPEKLLTRSFLEEEVSGSSCTVIVEVGPRMAFSTAFSTNAVSICKSLSLVEVTRLERSRRYLLRLEPGSGPLDENQLKEFVLLVHDRMTECVYPNKLTSFQSEVVPEPVRVVPVIERGKEALEEINVKMGLAFDKQDIDYYTHLFRDDIKRNPTTVELFDIAQSNSEHSRHWFFNGKLVIDGETMPNTLFQLVKRPLKANLNNSVIGFKDNSSAIKGFPVNQLRPTIPGSTSPLSIMMRELDILFTAETHNFPCAVAPYPGAETGAGGRIRDTHATGKGSFVVASTAGYCVGNLRIDNAYTPWEDPSFSYPVNLASPLRILVDASDGASDYGNKFGEPLIQGYTRTFGMRLLNGERREWLKPIMFSGAIGQIDHAHISKGDPEIGMLVVKIGGPAYRIGMGGGAASSMVSGQNDAELDFNAVQRGDAEMAQKLYRVVRACAEMGENNPIISIHDQGAGGNCNVVKEIIYPKGAEIDIRSIVVGDHTLSVLEIWGAEYQEQDALLVKPESRSLLESLCQRERVSMAVIGKIDGCGKIVLIDSAAMEHAKLNGLPPPTPVEELELEKVLGDMPQKTFEFKRVSQVTEPLDIAPEVTLLDALKRVLRLPSVCSKRFLTTKVDRCVTGLVAQQQTVGPLQLPLADVAVIAQTYTDLTGGACSIGEQPIKGLLNPKAMARLAVGEALTNLVWAKVTSLADVKASGNWMYAAKLDGEGADMYDAAVALADCMVELGIAIDGGKDSLSMAAQCDGEVVKAPGNLVISTYVTCPDITLTVTPDLKLGKDGILLHIDLANGNRRLGGSALAQAFDQIGNDCPDVDDVGYLKKVFEAIQELITQRLISAGHDISDGGLIVSALEMAFAGNCGFKLDIDLEGRSLLEGLFAEELGLVIEVHSEYLDIVKQKLEAAGVSANVIGEVTSSPEIKVFVDGNLHLKEKTSDLRDLWEETSFQLEELQRLKACVKLEKEGLKIRTSPSWSLSFTPKFTDEKLLIASSKPKVAIIREEGSNGDREMAAAFHAAGFEPWDITMSDLLAGKSSLTEFRGIAFVGGFSYADVLDSAKGWAASIRFNQPLIQQFQDFYHRPDTFSLGVCNGCQLMALLGWVPGSDVGGSLGIGGDMSQPRFIHNESGRFECRFTSVSIGNSPAIMFKGMEGSTLGVWSAHGEGRAFFPDENVLATVVQSNLAPVRYCDDANNITETYPFNPNGSPLGIAALCSPDGRHLAMMPHPERCFMMWQYPWYPKEWQVEESGPSPWLRMFQNAREWCS; this comes from the exons ATGGCATCACCTGGACAAATGATGGCGAGCAATCTGTTACGCACCGAAGGCTTTCCTGGAAATATG GGAAAAAAATCTGGTTTAATTGCTGCGAGAAGTCTTGGATCAAGGAGATTGCGAATGACTCGACACTGCTTTCATCAACAGCATCTTTGTTGGCCACGTGCACTGAGAGTTGCGGTTCATAATATCCGATTGTCGTCATGTCCTGGTGCCGTGGTATCGAAGGGGTTTGATAGTCCATTAGTTGACAATTCTGATACTGCATTGGATGTTGGAATTATTCATCTCTACCGTATACCATTTCTCCAAGAAAGTGAAACCATGGAGCTGCTTAGGAAAGTGAAGGCGAAGGTTTCTGCTAATATTGTTGATATAATGACCGAGCAGTGCTTCAACGTTCAATTGGACAATCCACTTACTTCTGAGAAGCTTTCAACTCTTCACTGGCTCTTAGCAGAAACTTATGAACCTGAGAAATTGCTAACGAGGAGCTTTCTGGAGGAGGAAGTTTCTGGAAGTTCTTGTACTGTCATTGTTGAGGTTGGTCCCAGAATGGCATTTTCAACAGCATTCTCAACCAATGCTGTCTCAATATGTAAATCTCTCTCATTAGTAGAAGTGACTCGACTGGAGAGGTCAAGAAGATACCTTTTGCGCCTTGAGCCTGGTAGTGGCCCACTTGATGAAAATCAGCTCAAAGAATTTGTTCTATTGGTTCATGACAGAATGACAGAGTGTGTTTATCCCAACAAGCTCACATCATTTCAGTCAGAGGTAGTTCCTGAACCTGTCCGTGTAGTTCCCGTCATTGAAAGAGGAAAAGAAGCATTGGAAGAAATAAATGTGAAGATGGGGCTTGCTTTTGATAAACAAGATATTGACTACTATACACATCTCTTCAGAGACGATATTAAACGCAATCCAACTACTGTGGAACTTTTTGATATTGCACAATCCAATAGTGAACATAGCAGACATTGGTTTTTTAATGGAAAGCTTGTAATAGATGGAGAAACCATGCCAAACACTTTGTTCCAGTTAGTGAAGAGACCCTTGAAGGCCAACCTCAATAACTCTGTCATTGGATTCAAGGATAACTCGAGTGCAATAAAAGGATTCCCAGTAAATCAGCTACGCCCAACAATTCCAGGTTCCACTTCACCATTATCCATTATGATGCGTGAGCTTGATATTTTATTCACGGCAGAAACCCATAATTTTCCATGTGCTGTTGCACCATACCCTGGAGCTGAGACAGGTGCAGGTGGCCGCATAAGAGACACACATGCCACTGGAAAGGGTTCTTTTGTTGTTGCTTCCACTGCTGGTTACTGTGTTGGTAATCTTCGCATTGACAATGCGTACACGCCCTGGGAGGACCCTTCATTTTCTTACCCAGTGAACCTAGCCTCTCCATTGCGAATTCTTGTTGATGCTAGTGATGGTGCATCTGACTATGGGAACAAGTTTGGGGAGCCTCTAATTCAGGGATATACCAGAACATTTGGGATGAGGTTGCTAAATGGGGAGCGGCGTGAATGGTTGAAGCCAATAATGTTCAGTGGAGCTATTGGGCAAATTGACCATGCACACATATCAAAGGGTGATCCAGAAATTGGCATGCTAGTTGTGAAGATTGGTGGTCCAGCATACAGAATTGGTATGGGTGGTGGTGCTGCCTCGAGCATGGTTAGTGGCCAGAATGATGCAGAGTTGGATTTCAATGCAGTACAACGTGGAGATGCTGAAATGGCACAGAAATTGTATCGTGTGGTCAGGGCATGTGCAGAAATGGGAGAGAACAACCCCATCATCAGCATTCATGATCAGGGCGCAGGAGGAAATTGTAATGTTGTGAAGGAAATAATATATCCTAAGGGTGCTGAAATTGATATCCGCTCGATCGTTGTTGGTGATCATACATTGTCTGTCTTGGAGATATGGGGCGCTGAGTACCAGGAACAGGATGCACTACTTGTGAAACCTGAGAGCAGAAGCTTACTGGAATCGCTTTGTCAGAGGGAAAGAGTTTCAATGGCTGTCATTGGGAAAATTGACGGCTGTGGAAAAATTGTGTTGATTGATAGTGCTGCTATGGAGCATGCCAAGTTAAATGGTCTCCCTCCTCCAACCCCTGTTGAAGAACTTGAGCTTGAAAAAGTTCTAGGAGATATGCCTCAGAAGACCTTTGAGTTCAAGCGTGTTTCTCAAGTCACAGAGCCTTTAGACATTGCACCAGAGGTAACACTACTGGATGCTCTGAAGCGAGTATTAAGGCTCCCCTCTGTGTGTTCAAAGCGTTTCTTGACCACAAAGGTTGATAGGTGTGTGACAGGTCTTGTTGCACAACAGCAGACAGTTGGGCCACTCCAACTTCCACTTGCTGATGTGGCTGTGATTGCACAAACGTACACAGACCTTACAGGTGGTGCTTGCAGCATTGGAGAACAACCAATAAAGGGTTTGCTTAATCCTAAGGCCATGGCCAGACTTGCTGTTGGGGAAGCCTTGACTAATCTTGTTTGGGCGAAGGTTACATCACTTGCTGATGTCAAAGCAAGTGGGAATTGGATGTATGCTGCAAAGCTTGATGGCGAAGGTGCAGATATGTATGATGCAGCTGTTGCACTTGCTGACTGCATGGTTGAACTTGGTATTGCAATCGATGGGGGAAAAGACAGTCTTTCCATGGCAGCTCAATGTGATGGTGAGGTCGTCAAGGCTCCTGGAAATCTGGTTATTAGTACTTATGTCACATGTCCTGATATAACATTGACAGTAACTCCTGATTTGAAGCTCGGGAAGGATGGAATTCTTCTTCATATTGACCTTGCTAATGGAAATCGCCGTCTTGGTGGTTCTGCTCTTGCACAAGCATTTGATCAAATTGGAAATGATTGCCCGGATGTTGATGATGTTGGGTACTTGAAGAAAGTATTCGAGGCCATTCAGGAATTGATCACTCAACGTCTTATTTCAGCAGGCCATGACATAAGTGATGGTGGCCTTATTGTGAGTGCTCTTGAAATGGCATTTGCTGGTAATTGTGGTTTTAAGCTGGACATAGACTTGGAAGGTAGGAGCCTTCTTGAAGGACTTTTTGCAGAGGAGCTTGGCCTTGTTATTGAAGTGCACTCAGAATATCTCGATATCGTGAAGCAAAAGCTTGAAGCAGCTGGAGTTTCCGCTAATGTAATTGGAGAAGTTACTAGCTCACCAGAAATAAAAGTTTTTGTTGATGGCAATCTGCATCTCAAGGAAAAAACTTCGGATCTCAGGGATCTCTGGGAGGAAACGAGTTTCCAGCTGGAGGAGTTACAACGCCTGAAAGCTTGTGTCAAACTTGAGAAAGAAGGACTGAAAATCAGAACATCGCCATCGTGGTCTCTGTCTTTCACTCCTAAATTCACTGATGAGAAACTGTTGATTGCATCCTCGAAACCAAAGGTCGCTATCATTCGTGAAGAAGGGAGCAATGGGGACAGGGAAATGGCTGCTGCATTCCATGCTGCTGGATTCGAACCATGGGATATCACGATGTCAGACCTCTTGGCTGGGAAGTCTTCTCTAACAGAGTTCCGTGGGATTGCATTTGTTGGTGGTTTCAGCTATGCGGATGTGCTGGATTCAGCGAAAGGTTGGGCTGCATCAATCAGGTTTAACCAACCCCTCATTCAGCAATTTCAGGATTTCTACCATAGGCCAGACACTTTCAGCCTTGGAGTATGCAACGGTTGCCAGCTTATGGCTCTGCTTGGCTGGGTGCCAGGATCAGATGTTGGAGGTTCTCTTGGTATAGGTGGAGATATGTCCCAGCCGAGGTTTATTCACAATGAATCCGGTCGTTTTGAGTGTCGGTTCACCAGCGTGTCCATTGGGAATTCTCCTGCTATCATGTTCAAAGGGATGGAAGGTTCTACCTTGGGTGTTTGGAGTGCTCATGGCGAGGGAAGAGCTTTCTTCCCAGATGAAAACGTTCTTGCTACTGTTGTGCAGTCTAATCTGGCTCCTGTGCGATATTGCGATGATGCTAACAATATAACTGAAACCTATCCCTTCAATCCCAATGGTTCTCCACTAGGCATTGCAGCCCTCTGCTCCCCTGATGGAAGGCACCTCGCCATGATGCCACACCCAGAGCGTTGCTTCATGATGTGGCAATACCCATGGTATCCAAAGGAATGGCAGGTTGAGGAGAGTGGCCCCAGCCCTTGGCTGCGGATGTTCCAGAATGCTCGGGAATGGTGTTCATAG
- the LOC101784562 gene encoding uncharacterized protein LOC101784562, with amino-acid sequence MDESDEHSNGNHHHGYEWKFPAALSANTTSVHVTALDGVVNVNSLFTVAVFVGLSLATPEQLRSLAGDPSCDAGPGVARSLLVLEVVAFSSFLFSSLVAQGLKLALNLINSKDPHDALRAHIDARVLRLGMLASAVGSVVGCVFLMVSMVMVVQIRLGTLGCASNRAAAKAAAGLVGLVTTALAVYVGTVFYTFTH; translated from the exons ATGGATGA ATCTGATGAGCACAGCAACGGCAACCACCACCACGGTTACGAGTGGAAGTTCCCGGCAGCGCTGTCGGCGAACACGACGAGCGTGCACGTGACAGCGCTGGACGGCGTGGTGAACGTGAACTCGCTCTTCACGGTGGCCGTGTTCGTGGGCCTCTCCCTGGCGACCCCGGAGCAGCTGCGGAGCCTCGCCGGCGACCCGTCCTGCGACGCGGGGCCCGGGGTGGCCCGGTCCCTGCTAGTGCTGGAGGTGGTGGCCTTCTCGTCCTTCCTCTTCTCCAGCCTGGTGGCGCAGGGCCTGAAGCTGGCGCTGAACCTCATCAACTCCAAGGACCCGCACGACGCGCTGCGCGCCCACATCGACGCCCGCGTGCTCCGACTCGGGATGCTGGCCTCCGCCGTGGGGTCCGTGGTCGGGTGCGTGTTCCTGATGGTGTCCATGGTGATGGTCGTGCAGATCCGGCTCGGCACGCTGGGCTGCGCCAgcaaccgcgccgccgccaaggccgccgCGGGGCTCGTGGGGCTCGTCACCACCGCGCTCGCAGTCTACGTCGGCACCGTCTTCTACACCTTCACCCACTGA